The genomic window TAGTTCGCTCCCTATTTCAATCCACGGTAAAATAGTAACTAGTTATACCCGTCAAATCCTTTTCAGTTCAAATTTCCTGTTCAAGGATAAAGAAAACACAATATCCGCCAGAAGTACTAGTAGAACTCTCAACATTGTCAAATAGAAAGCTTGATATATAGTTTGGCATTTCAGTTGCATGTGAGACATAAGTACAAAATGGAACACACTATTCAAGTTACTGGAAATGAAACTTGCAAATGCTATTCGCCAATAATTTGTTCTCGTCACATTACAATACTGGAACTCACTACTTGAGCAAAAGTTTTGAAATGAAACTTGCAAATTTCCAAAGGCATATTACATTCTTGAAATCTGGAGAGGAACTGCAGCATTATGGGTTTCCTCCCTATGGGAAACAGCCTGAACCATTTCCAGACTTCTATGTCTTTTAATGAGATGCCGGCGGCAATTCTCACCAGCCATAATTCCAGATTCATACGCACCATGAACCGACCCCTGATGATCATCACTGCTCACAGCTTCCCCTCCAAAGAATAGATTACCTATTGGTGCCCGAAGCCTATCGTAAGCATCAGTTGGCTTTCCAACCAAGTCATAGGAATAACATCCAAGGGTGTCTGGATCCGTACCCCAGCGAGATACAAGATACTGAACCTGTACAACGCACCAGATGATTAACTACCAGTATCTGTTGCTTTCAGTTAAACAAAAGAGCTTAGAAGTGCTTCTGTCTTGGCATTCTTGGATTACTGAACATGGTGCTTTAACAAGGTTTACATTATAGGAGTGTTAGATAAACAGATGCAGGATTGCAGGTAGTTTGCTTTCTATCAATAAATGGGAAAAAGCATCACTTTTCCTTCTCTATTCAATTTACAATGAAAGATTTCTCAGtcaaacaagaaattaaagaaattgaAAGCTGATGAGGTGCTTCCTCATTTTTCCTTCTACTTTTATATTTCACTCCTCCGTCTGATTGTTTTACCTTTTGGGTTAAAGGAGAAGTGTAAATGAACAATAATCAAACTGTAATAATCGACATGAAATGTAAACTCACCAATTGAACCAAAAATAAACCAAAGTAAATTATCATTTCTGCAACACTTCGGAAATTGAGTCCTTTTTCATGCATGTCACTAGCTAAGATTTATAATTCAATTAGTCTAGAGGCAGAGATTACTTACAGGCTTAGCAGCATCAGGGAACATCTTCTTCAACTGTAGCATTGCAAACTCAGCAGCAGATTCATCTGATAATTTCTCGAGGTCACAAGCAAGTCTTCCAGCAGCCATATAGACAAGGACCGGGTGTCCTGTTGCCTTGTGGAGGTTAAGAAAATAACCACAAGCATATGAAGTAGGTGCAACAACACCTAACAATTCCACATTTGGCCAAAATACATTATCAAATTGTAATGCAATCTTGTTTTCATTGCCTACACCAAGATCTGCTATTGCAGATTGCTTCCATTCCGGCAATTTTGGTTCAAACTTGATCAAGTTGGCTTTTAGAACACCTAAAGGCACAGTTATAATAGCAGCATCCGCAATAAAGTTTCTCCCATCCTCGACCGTAATCATCACTTTGTTGTACCCATTTGTAATCCTCTTGACCCTAGTAAATTAGATCCACAAAAAAATAATCAGTTTCTAGCAAGTGCCTGGAAAGTACTTTGTTAACACTGGTTTGAAGAATACTGTGGAGGAAAAACAGGAGATAATCATGTTTGGGTGTTGAGGTGTAACTAAAAAGAATTTCTCTATGGAGGAAAGGAACAACTTTTGATTTTAATATCTTAGGAAATCAAGTAACCGGAAGGTGTAAAAAAGGTGACCTCATTTCTTACAATAGAAATAGGATTGTAAAAATTCATGTGGTTTAACAGTCATTGCAGCTGCATTgagaaacaaagagaaaaaggtaGAACTTCCACATTTTAGAGAAAACCCATGCGCACCTGTGATTTAAACGGATATCAATGTCTTTTGATAATGCCTTTATGACTGGGTGGTAACCTTGCACCATAAGTCCATGACCACCAGTGAGAACTTGTTCCTGCACACAAAATATAACCATCAATATTGCTCACCTGGAAGTAAttcaattttccatatatattcaAGGATATATCTATCAAATGGTTGTGCCCAATTTGCTATGTGGGAATAAGTTAAGATAAGTGTCTGAAAGCTATAACAACATTTTGTAAAGCCCTTTTTTGTATTCCTTCgaagtttttatattttgaaataagaCCTTAACTGCAAGATAATGAAATTGAAAACTGCATCAAGCACCCAATAAACTGTTTATTGTAACAGTAAATGAAAAAACACTTGCCTGATCCCAGGTTTTCAGAGAGATCGTGTCTGCATCTGCAGCAAACCATGCCTCCATTCTGCATATGTACCATTGCAACACCTCATGGGAAAGTCCTTCTTGCCTACAGCACAAATAACTCAAGATGTAAGCGCATGTATAACTAGATTCCACATTCAACAGACAATAGCAGGGCAAATAAGAAGCATTTTGTCTGCATACCTCAACTCTGGATGCCTGTCCAGTACAATAGATATTGCTTGAAGAACTGACAAGTCATGACTATGCTCATTTCTCACTTTCTCAGTCTGCATAAGCAATACAAATAATCATCActggtttcttttaaaaatcttaaGAGGCACAACATTGTTGAGCAGTTCAAAGTTAAAGACCAACCTCACTGAGGATTTTCTTGAATACATCTCCAACTTGAACAACTGTATTTTTGGGAACTTGACGACCATCCATGTCAAACAGCATGTAACtataaaaggaaaggaaaacaTAATTAAGCTCTTGACTGAGTTAATAGCATCTCTAGTTAATTTGCACAAAGAAATATAAAGGGGACAGAAAAAGAGCACAGGCCAACTGTAAGTCCTTTtgatcaaaattcaaaaacaatcTAACAAATTTGCTAGTTACGATATTCTGATTGGTTGGATCAGGGTGAAGTTAGACCAAGTAATAATTTAGCACCTATATTTGACGAGCGCAAACAAAAAAGGGAAAGTGCAGACTAATTCATgataaaaaatcatttattcaATGTAATTCCATCCAGGATACCTTTCTAAGTCATGGTCATATAACACTGAGTTGTCACCGCTGGTGCGATATAGAGTTAGCCCTAACCGACGTATCAATGGAGCCAAAGGATTCTCATCGCAAACCCCATGGAGCCTGAAAAGAATGTTTAATGAACAGAGTCAATTAATTGCAGATTAAAAGGCATAAACGTCCAGATCTAAAAAGACAATTTGGGAGGAAAAGATTAAATTCTCTCACCATGATGCTCCCATATCAACTGGGCAACCAAATGAGTAGTCAGTATGTATCCGACCACCAAGTCTATCCCGTGACTCCAACAAGAGCACCTGGACAAATATAAAAAGCATTTCTTTTAAGAATGAATGGATAAAAGATTGTTACATTTGAAAGAATTCTAAATCCGGAGTATGCCCACCTTAAAAGATGCATTGTGAAGGAAACGTGCAGCAGCTATCCctgaaatacctccaccaatCACAATTACAGATGGAGATGAACTGTGCGGCCTACCTAAGCGGGGTGGTAAAATGCCTAGTCAAGCAAAAGAGAGGAGCAAATTAAGTTCCACTGAGAAATCATCAGAATAAGCAACAATACCTATGAACACCCTTTATGATGGACATGAATATAAAGTTCTTCATTTATACTTCAACACTCCAACAAAGTAAAAGCAAACTACTTAACGTGAAGAATTAAGATAATGAATATGAACAAAATTCCTCACGAGGAGGAAATCAAGATGCATCTAACTCAGTAGAGAGCAAGACACAGCTACGAACTGAATCAATTCCTCCAAGTTAGAACGTATTGCACATTTAGAAGTCGTTAAACTACATGTTTTCACATCTCTACGTTACATTATCAACTTCTATTGAGAATGTAATGCACTTAGATAGCTAGCCACAATCAGAAGTTGTAAATAGATATATGGTTTATAAATAGAAGTTGATCAAGTAAAGATATGACAAGGCTGAGGACCGAAAGTTGCATCAATTCAGTACACTATGCAAATGGATCAACAAGATGACATAAGCTGGCCTGAAATGGTAGTATCTCTAATCCTCCTACGAAGAGATACGCAAACCATTATATCTGTTACTTTTATCCCGAGGATGAACTCTTACACAATGTAGACTTTATGTAATAATGTCGAACAATTTGAACATTTCACCATTTTCTATTGATCAAGTTTAAAGAACCAGCAGCACCTGCCAGGCATTGGATATTCTTTATTGTAAATACATAGTAAAGTAGCTACTACATTATCATTCTTTCAAgcccaaaccaatatcaacatcTGAACTATGAAAGATGAGATAGTGCTTGTTTGATCAACATTTTGCCCGAGCCCAGTAGCGGATCTAAGATTTTCACTGAAGgggttcgaaaaataaaaatgtagtgaCTGGGATTTAAACTTAGAACCTCAAGAtgaattttgaacaccctaaacCACTTAATCAACCTCTTCTCTGATTttttagggtgttcaaaatccatatatgtatataaaaaatgaaaaataccttatatatacGGTATAATTTTTTGTTGAGCGTGTTCACAGCGGGCCCTAAATCCGCCCCTGCCCGAGGCAATTCACTTCCCATTTAATAATGTCTCACACATGTTGCTAGCATAACGCCATCTTAATCTTTGTTAAATTACCGGACCGATAAAAGATAATTTTAGCAAAATTTATGTCGAACCTAACAATTCTTTCTCAATTAAGACTTGTACTACTATGACTTCAATGATTTAATAATCAGcaatgttcctttttttttccgccTTTACTTAATACTAATTCATTAACCGGCAATGCCGCAATGGCAAAGATATTATGCTcatttaaacatatataatatatactacTCCCTCAGTTCCAATTATCGTcacactttttccttttttagtttgtccaaaaaaaaaaaaaagaacacctttctatattaacaattcaactttaaatttaaccttaaaaaaataatttctagcAACATAAATTTCTACAGTTTATTTTACAccacaatttcaaaaaaaaaaaaaattccttatttcttaaatttggtGCCAAGTAAAACCTCCTCGTATAAAATGGGATGGAAGGAGTATCGAGTACGACAAGTTTCAGACAGATCACACCAGACACAATAATCACTAATTAAAAACACAAGTCCGTAAcagctcaataaaaaaaaaagatgattatttcctcaaaagtcaaaagaaaacgaaattaaacaatgaaagaaaaagtaaaaacgACATAAAATTCGAGAAAATTAGGAAACTCACCGTCAAATAAATTACTAGAGCCAGAATCATCATCTTTGATTTCCATGAAATCCGTGAACAAAAAGGTCGACGTTCTTAGAATGTTTTTTGGACAGCAAAGATGTAAACAAacagagaagaagaagaagaaagagtgGTATGAAACAGGGAAGGAAATTTAAGGGTGTATAGGAATTaagaaattagaaattaattggaaGGAATGATTATGATAAAGCATGAAGATTAGAAGGCCAGCAATAAAGCGGCTTAGATTAGAAGAAGACCGTAGCTTATCAAGCCAGCTCATAATCATAACACGAATCAAATATCAACTCAACAAATAATCGTCCTAATTTTATCGACGATTTTTGCTTCGTTTGCATAGATCGACCAGAAATTAATTAATCTCTTCCTCTAAATTCACAAAAAGTTAATCTCTCTTTGTGAGTTTGGAAGTTGTGGTAATGGAAACAGAATTGGTGGGTGGCGGTAATGTGGTGTTTGTATTTATAGAGAGGATGGATGAACGGAGTTATAGGAGCGTACAACTTGGAAGCAAACGCGTAATTAGTGCATGATATTTTCTGGCAAAGAAGGGTATTATTGTCATTTCATAACTCGAAGTCAAGTCGTGTCGTGTCGCCTTCGACTTCCATCCCAACAAATCCCAATTAACCACGCTTCACGTGAGCTCTCGAACTACTTTTGTTTTTTGGACCTATTGATGGTCAAAAACAAAGATATATcagggaaaaaaaatattaaatagtcTTTATCTGTGACTTTTCTGAAAAGTTTTATGGTTGGATGAAGCACAACCAACAATAGTTGTGTGAGggcattatttatttttgacaAGTGTTTTATGGCCCCAGCTTGTCAGCAGTCTCTatcgcctttttttttttttttttttttttttttaattaagttcCACTTTTGCAATTCTCCATTTGGTTCTTCTCCTCTtttaggcttaatgcatatgtgctcctaaacttgcatttttttattttttcgcgTATTTTAACTAAGTCGTTGTTTATTAAATTACGATCTCCGTCATTCTCAAGCTGCttcatcaaacacaatccgacttaTATAGCATATATggtgagtttcattttttttcgtCTTGCACGTGAATATCAATCGCATCCTACGTagaaaattcaaccaattaaaacaccttacccattttaattatatacatCACTGATATTAAGCCTCGTAAAAATCCTTTTCAATTATTTCCCATATTATTCTCCTTTTCAATTTCTGCTTCTAACAAAAATCATAAGCCGAAAGATAACTAATGAAAACGTtactgagaaaaaaaaatgggtactTTTGGGGCCAAAAACAAAAGGTACTCTTGTGGCCCCAAAAAATTTCAGCTTCTGGTGTGCCTATATTAAAACACAGCAGCAAAATCAtgtgaaaatttttaaaaatgcagCAATGGGAAAAGGTAACGTGAGAATAATATGGGAAATAATTGAAAAGGACTTTTAGGAGGCTTAACATctaatgtgtataattaaaaatGGGTAGGGTGTTTTATTGGTTGAATTTTTCACGTATGATGCGATTGACATTTACGCGCAAGGCtagaaaaaatgaaactcacCATATATCTTTATGTAAgttggattgtgtttgataggtATTAATTTGAGGACGAGTTCGGGGGTTAATAGAATAACTTAGTGGagatctcaaaaaaaaaaaaaaaaaaaaaagttgcaaaTTTAGGGGACGCATATGCATTAAGTCTTCTTTTTACCAACActtcatatatttcatttcagCTCTCTCTACCTTTTACACTTATATTTCTACGGCTCTTTTTGTTAATCCTATCTTCCATTGCAGACAAAAAATGGATTGATACCATTATTATTTGTTTCGCTACCCTCCTTTTTTAATGTTCATTGTGCTTTTACAAATTCACAGCTTACTTGGCTCTTCATTTTCGATTAATCTTTGTTCTTAATTCAGGGTACGGTATGCTATGATATTGAAAATTTCTGTTCgataatttcaatttcaaaagtCCTATATCACACTAAAATAATTCAGTATGAgtcgaatatttttaagtttgaTTTCGTGTTGTGCGGTAAATTGGTTAGCATAATTTGTTCACATTCGACTTATATAGAGTAGAGAATCATGACATATTAGCACCTTACtcaaacaaaaatatttaaggAAAGCAACGGCCATTTCCAAGATGGCATTAAATAAGCtctaataaaatatataaatatattataagtCGTTAATATTCTCTAATCAATCAAATTTAAGATTTTGGacatttattagagtatatTTAGATTAAAATTTCTTctatttatataataatataaatataaaatatattgattGTATATAACTAAATATTTCAGTACGGTATTCGATATTTCAATATCTTTTTGTAAATATCGAATACCTTACTGAatatcaaactttttaaaaagtgCATATTAAATATCATACTAAATATCGTAGTaattaggggtgggcatggtatggtAGATACCGATTACCATACCGAAATCGAAATTTTTTATACCGCGGTttcggtattatggtatttggtatgtatttttaaaaagtttggtattcggtacggtattcggtattcatcaagaaaataccgaaataccgaataccataccgaagtatataattacatatacaattcatatatcttagtattataatactaacaaatatataaactagtattattagaaaactaattgtttaaacgttggaactttgactactctatcttgatttaaatgtcctttttgtgtaattgatttacgaaggGGATTGGTTGTACTTTCTATTgaatatttttatgtgtgtaagGTGTTTAGTACATAATAATTGAGATGTTTCTTAAGTAGCAGAAGTCATAATTCTTcacgatatgagtatatgtaagtcTAAGTCGGACAAACTATGGTACCGATTTACCGTACCgtaaaataccgaaaccgaactttaaaatacCAAACCATACCGAACTAATTTGGTacggtaatggtatagtatttttagaaaccgaaaaccgaaattACCGTACCGAACTTTcaaataccgaaccataccgtaccatgcccacccctagtaGTAATGCCGAAAAATTCGATTTTGATACGATAAAATAACTAATCCTTGTTCCTCaggaaaaaatgaattatttgaaattttcaattcacatcaaaagaaattaaaccaAACCCCAAGGAAAccttaaaagaaaaatctgGAACCAAAGAGTCACACAAAAATTAGATATACATTAAGGgcttgtttggaaagccacccaagtaattggaattgggtgtaattggatgtaattacacagtttggcaTGTTTGTTTGATcaggtaattacacagttaggtgggaattgggtgtaattgagagggtgtaattacactctccaattctcaagggggggctgagaattgggtgtaattacaccctgtaattacagggttactttttagtttatttctttttaattttattttaatttttttttttctattatttaatttcttttttattttattttaatttcttttcttttctaatttattttttatttctattatttaatttcttttttctttttactttttaattatttttattttttaaaatatatttttctttttatagtatttatatttcatttcctttcttctcattctcaacctttacttcttgtggttccatgtaattgcttgtattttttttcagttttttattttattcatttagcataaccgtgttaatattctaatatttgaaattacatctcttaatattagaaagaatgagtcattaacaaacttggcatataatgagtgaagttattaaaatagaatttcgttgtgaatgaggttatagagttgtattttccttttcttttgaattataggagtatttacttatgttacgttgaaacttacttatgtaacattgaaatttgacataagagtattatgttaaatttttttcttttggattttgaatttaggttatattttcgattttaaaaatatttgctttagtactattgacttgttatttcacattgcttgctgtttatttttcacttacaattGATAGAATTAttatcaaacatttgaataatgttatggcattatatttataaatattctttttttgtcaaacatccaatctcatgatgttctcacaaaaaaggtatgcttttaagttttataatcaattaaaatattattaatttgaaattacatttacaaatatatgattattaattaacatattttcaagaaacaatgtattattaaataaataatttaatgtca from Lycium ferocissimum isolate CSIRO_LF1 unplaced genomic scaffold, AGI_CSIRO_Lferr_CH_V1 ctg638, whole genome shotgun sequence includes these protein-coding regions:
- the LOC132045263 gene encoding probable polyamine oxidase 4; translated protein: MEIKDDDSGSSNLFDGILPPRLGRPHSSSPSVIVIGGGISGIAAARFLHNASFKVLLLESRDRLGGRIHTDYSFGCPVDMGASWLHGVCDENPLAPLIRRLGLTLYRTSGDNSVLYDHDLESYMLFDMDGRQVPKNTVVQVGDVFKKILSETEKVRNEHSHDLSVLQAISIVLDRHPELRQEGLSHEVLQWYICRMEAWFAADADTISLKTWDQEQVLTGGHGLMVQGYHPVIKALSKDIDIRLNHRVKRITNGYNKVMITVEDGRNFIADAAIITVPLGVLKANLIKFEPKLPEWKQSAIADLGVGNENKIALQFDNVFWPNVELLGVVAPTSYACGYFLNLHKATGHPVLVYMAAGRLACDLEKLSDESAAEFAMLQLKKMFPDAAKPVQYLVSRWGTDPDTLGCYSYDLVGKPTDAYDRLRAPIGNLFFGGEAVSSDDHQGSVHGAYESGIMAGENCRRHLIKRHRSLEMVQAVSHREETHNAAVPLQISRM